From Ascochyta rabiei chromosome 12, complete sequence, the proteins below share one genomic window:
- a CDS encoding Non-specific serine/threonine protein kinase, producing the protein MNFTRISACPRSIAARKALAFRPFLWAPAPLRPLSSTSIQPFQPGLPMDWSTHSCDIDAEPLHRYHRGGYHPVHLGDCLNNGRYKILHKLGWGGYSTVWAARDTREKTFVAIKISVSEPNHQSQEITVLRAIAAAHSNQPGYHYLMTMQDHFQINGPNGTHNCLVLELLGPNVADFLDAHPGIDRLPGTLAKAIAKQTLLGLCFLHDQKIAHADLHTRNLAFTIPSLHILREEDLLQKLGKPETGHVQRTDRQSLEPSVPQYLVKPTSYPIDAESSFKSIKIIDFGQSFLNHDSPSALHTPLPFRAPEIIFRDKLDHRVDLWSMGCILFELIVGQPLFDSFMTTPAILVRQMLETSSDTLPNRWQKDWHAMNGTLFSDSPANTLQSWLEEMYYDGERTEDMSREDIVRVSVLIGSMLRLEPSARASPKTVLQDAWFQRD; encoded by the exons ATGAATTTTACTAGAATAAGCGCTTGCCCTCGCAGCATAGCAGCTCGGAAAGCGCTGGCATTCAGACCGTTTTTGTGGGCGCCTGCGCCTTTACGTCCACTTTCTTCTACGTCAATTCAACCCTTCCAGCCTGGTCTGCCGATGGACTGGTCCACACATAGTTGTGACATTGACGCCGAACCTTTGCATCGTTACCACAGGGGTGGCTATCATCCTGTCCATCTGGGAGACTGCTTAAATAATGGCCGGTACAAGATTCTACACAAATTGGGCTGGGGTGGATACTCGACTGTCTGGGCTGCGCGTGATACAAG GGAAAAAACTTTTGTTGCAATCAAAATATCAGTATCCGAGCCTAATCACCAGAGTCAAGAGATTACCGTCTTGCGTGCCATAGCGGCGGCACATTCGAACCAACCTGGCTACCACTATCTTATGACCATGCAAGATCACTTCCAGATCAATGGTCCAAATGGAACCCACAACTGCCTTGTGTTGGAACTGTTGGGACCAAATGTGGCCGATTTCCTTGACGCTCATCCGGGCATAGACAGGCTTCCTGGAACGCTCGCGAAAGCTATTGCAAAACAGACCTTGCTTGGTTTGTGCTTCCTTCATGATCAGAAGATTGCGCATGCAG ATCTGCATACCCGCAACCTAGCCTTCACAATTCCTTCGTTACATATTTTGCGAGAGGAAGATCTCCTTCAGAAACTGGGGAAACCCGAAACAGGACATGTTCAAAGAACCGATCGCCAATCACTTGAGCCTAGTGTACCCCAATACCTTGTCAAACCCACTTCCTATCCAATAGATGCTGAATCTTCATTTAAATCGATCAAGATCATTGATTTCGGCCAATCTTTCTTGAACCATGACAGCCCTAGCGCCCTTCACACTCCACTTCCTTTTCGCGCCCCTGAGATTATCTTCAGAGACAAATTGGATCATCGCGTTGATCTCTGGAGTATGGGCTGTATA TTGTTTGAGCTTATTGTCGGACAACCGCTGTTTGACAGCTTCATGACAACGCCTGCAATTCTTGTCCGTCAAATGCTTGAGACAAGTAGCGACACTTTGCCAAACCGTTGGCAAAAGGACTGGCATGCTATGAATGGAACATTGTTCAGCGACAGTCCCGCTAATACCCTCCAAAGTTGGCTGGAGGAAATGTACTATGATGGAGAGAGGACTGAGGATATGAGCCGAGAGGACATTGTACGGGTTAGCGTGCTGATCGGAAGTATGCTACGGTTGGAGCCTTCCGCCAGGGCATCACCGAAGACCGTTCTTCAGGACGCTTGGTTCCAGAGAGACTGA